The following are encoded in a window of Staphylococcus piscifermentans genomic DNA:
- a CDS encoding SDR family NAD(P)-dependent oxidoreductase — MMRVVLITGGNKGLGYETAKALKDKGYRVYIGSRDEGRGKKAAEELGVKSVQLDVTEVETLRNAAHEIREAEGRLDILINNAGISGDVKKVDEVTGADVERVYDTNVFGVVRTIHMFVPLLEQSEQPVIVNVSSGLGSFGMVTDPDTQESKVNSLAYCSSKSAVTMLTVQYAKGLPHMQVNAADPGPTNTDLVGDFSNNSKPASQGIVPIVKLATIDKDGPTGKFVGVDGEMPW; from the coding sequence GGCTTGGGTTATGAAACGGCGAAAGCGTTGAAGGATAAAGGTTATCGTGTGTACATTGGTTCGCGTGATGAAGGTCGCGGTAAAAAAGCGGCGGAAGAACTCGGCGTGAAGAGCGTGCAGCTGGATGTGACTGAAGTGGAGACTTTGCGTAATGCGGCACATGAGATTCGTGAAGCGGAAGGTCGCTTGGATATCTTGATTAATAATGCTGGGATTTCTGGCGATGTGAAGAAAGTCGATGAAGTAACGGGTGCAGATGTCGAGCGTGTGTATGATACGAATGTCTTCGGCGTGGTGCGCACGATTCATATGTTTGTACCGTTATTGGAACAATCTGAGCAGCCTGTCATTGTGAATGTCAGCAGCGGCTTAGGCTCATTCGGCATGGTGACTGATCCGGATACTCAAGAGTCTAAAGTGAACTCGTTAGCATATTGTTCATCGAAATCAGCTGTGACGATGTTGACGGTGCAATATGCGAAAGGCTTGCCGCATATGCAAGTGAATGCTGCGGATCCGGGTCCGACGAATACAGACTTAGTGGGCGATTTCAGTAATAATTCGAAGCCCGCTTCTCAAGGCATTGTGCCTATTGTGAAGTTGGCAACAATTGATAAAGATGGCCCGACTGGAAAATTTGTCGGCGTAGATGGCGAGATGCCTTGGTAA
- a CDS encoding TspO/MBR family protein, with protein MNKPLKVIRNIVHLATPTVGGMLIGRYATSNAREDYHEEKNPPLSPPGITFPIVWTGLYAAMGIAYTVARNVSKDKSVPISHYTQLGLNFLWSILYFRYKLRGTALIESYALFAAVVVTAVNFYKADKVSGLLMIPYAAWCAFASYLATGSWILNKDNGDVQ; from the coding sequence ATGAATAAACCATTGAAAGTGATTAGAAATATTGTACATTTGGCAACTCCGACTGTGGGTGGCATGTTGATCGGACGTTATGCGACGAGTAATGCGCGTGAAGATTATCATGAAGAAAAGAATCCGCCGTTATCGCCGCCGGGTATTACGTTTCCTATCGTGTGGACAGGTTTGTATGCGGCGATGGGCATTGCTTATACCGTAGCGCGTAATGTCAGCAAAGATAAATCGGTGCCGATTTCGCATTATACACAACTCGGCTTAAATTTCTTATGGTCGATTTTATATTTCAGATATAAGTTAAGAGGCACGGCGCTAATTGAAAGTTATGCACTCTTCGCAGCGGTCGTCGTGACTGCAGTTAACTTTTACAAAGCAGATAAAGTGAGCGGTCTCTTAATGATTCCTTATGCGGCTTGGTGTGCTTTCGCTAGTTATTTAGCAACAGGCAGTTGGATTCTGAATAAAGATAACGGTGACGTACAATAA
- a CDS encoding very short patch repair endonuclease: MAESKAYRSKMMSKIRGTGGKAETQLAKALWHEGVRYFKNYKKLPGTPDIAITKYNVLVFVDGEFWHGYDWENVKRKRIHTNRDYWIPKLERNMERDEEVNAKLEEMGYTVLRFWEKHEVFKDMDACVDQVLAAIAKNKEKMDEERETK; the protein is encoded by the coding sequence GTGGCTGAATCTAAAGCGTATCGTTCTAAAATGATGTCGAAAATCAGAGGCACTGGCGGCAAGGCTGAGACACAGTTGGCTAAGGCTTTGTGGCATGAGGGTGTGCGTTATTTCAAAAATTATAAGAAGTTGCCGGGTACGCCGGATATTGCGATTACGAAATATAATGTACTGGTCTTTGTGGATGGCGAGTTCTGGCATGGTTACGATTGGGAGAATGTGAAGCGGAAGCGTATCCATACGAATCGCGATTACTGGATACCGAAGTTGGAGCGCAATATGGAGCGTGACGAGGAAGTGAATGCCAAGCTTGAGGAAATGGGGTATACGGTGCTGCGTTTCTGGGAGAAGCATGAAGTCTTCAAAGATATGGATGCATGCGTCGATCAAGTCTTAGCGGCCATTGCGAAAAATAAAGAAAAGATGGATGAGGAGCGTGAGACGAAATGA
- a CDS encoding patatin-like phospholipase family protein, producing MTTKSVILGAGGQFGMAFEIGYLKGLADKGVNLRDADEFVGTSAGAQVGTVIASDADWDTIWEEQLNYQREEAHPLTDADLADLFQKFDYIARSSRTVEEWVNGISELAMKPKVDLPETERLNMIRNSLGNAVSGWVKGLKIVVTEVETNQRRVFDQDSDVPLVKAIAASCAFQGAYPTIEINGNHYYDGGSYSLENPDVSEADKVVVLAANLPVLTSFSLSELIEEMEKRGQNVHRVEPNREVMQILEKYDNNTMNGAMRKEVAEAARKQGQNDVDAIYAFWH from the coding sequence ATGACCACAAAATCAGTGATATTAGGTGCTGGCGGACAATTCGGCATGGCATTTGAAATCGGTTATTTGAAAGGTTTGGCAGATAAAGGTGTTAATTTACGCGATGCCGATGAATTCGTCGGTACTTCAGCCGGCGCTCAAGTAGGCACAGTGATAGCGTCAGATGCAGATTGGGATACAATTTGGGAAGAACAATTGAACTATCAGCGTGAAGAAGCTCATCCGCTGACTGACGCAGATTTAGCAGACTTGTTCCAAAAATTTGACTACATTGCGAGATCATCACGCACGGTTGAAGAGTGGGTTAACGGCATCAGCGAGTTGGCGATGAAGCCGAAAGTAGACCTCCCCGAAACGGAACGCTTGAACATGATCCGCAATAGTTTGGGTAATGCGGTATCAGGTTGGGTCAAAGGATTGAAAATTGTCGTTACGGAAGTGGAAACCAACCAACGTCGCGTCTTTGATCAAGATTCAGACGTCCCGCTCGTGAAAGCCATTGCGGCGAGTTGTGCGTTCCAAGGCGCCTATCCGACGATTGAAATCAATGGCAACCATTACTATGATGGCGGTTCTTACTCTTTAGAGAATCCCGATGTGAGCGAAGCGGATAAAGTAGTGGTGTTGGCAGCAAACTTGCCTGTGCTTACATCATTTTCACTCTCTGAACTGATTGAAGAAATGGAAAAACGCGGTCAAAATGTGCATCGTGTCGAACCGAATAGAGAAGTCATGCAAATTCTTGAAAAGTATGATAATAATACAATGAACGGTGCAATGCGTAAAGAAGTTGCAGAAGCGGCCAGAAAACAAGGCCAGAACGACGTA